Proteins encoded within one genomic window of Caldisericum sp.:
- the hrcA gene encoding heat-inducible transcription repressor HrcA — MELDKRRSEVLKEVVKEYIETGEPVSSERVAKSVNFPVSSATVRNYMAELDEMGFLTQVHASSGRIPTSKGFRYFVEETLKEKRKIRLSEIKLPEPEKIKNLSEILSQISDLISKYTNEISLVVSPCYEDERLRYIHFFLATNLLFTVIVTTTQTTEAILLGNYTIEEEGLRYLENFLNSKLQGKTLKSALKELLENKFYIDEIDLKGSEIVSKFYEALKNEYDKRKTKEIFIRGISNLLTTQIQIAEERLKFLLNILEEKEALEKILNDVPKEEKLQLVIGEENKLPELWDYSLITVKYSIKELEGTLGLLGPIRMDYIKGIFVLEEIANKLEQLSEKILG; from the coding sequence ATGGAACTTGACAAGAGAAGGTCTGAAGTATTAAAAGAGGTTGTAAAAGAATATATTGAAACGGGAGAGCCCGTCTCTTCTGAGCGGGTTGCAAAGAGTGTTAATTTTCCTGTTTCTTCTGCAACTGTAAGGAATTATATGGCAGAACTTGACGAGATGGGATTCCTAACACAGGTGCACGCATCCTCTGGAAGGATCCCTACAAGTAAGGGCTTTAGGTATTTCGTAGAGGAAACGCTTAAAGAGAAGAGGAAAATAAGGCTTTCAGAGATAAAGTTGCCTGAGCCTGAGAAGATTAAAAACCTTTCAGAGATACTTTCTCAGATATCAGACCTCATTTCGAAGTACACAAACGAGATATCATTGGTAGTCTCCCCTTGTTATGAGGATGAGAGGTTGAGGTATATCCATTTCTTCCTTGCAACGAATTTGCTTTTCACAGTTATCGTTACGACAACGCAAACAACTGAAGCAATACTTCTTGGGAATTATACAATAGAAGAAGAGGGCTTAAGATACCTTGAAAACTTCCTCAATTCGAAATTACAGGGGAAAACGCTTAAGAGTGCACTTAAAGAACTCCTTGAAAATAAGTTCTACATTGACGAAATTGACCTTAAAGGTAGCGAAATCGTTTCGAAGTTTTACGAGGCTCTTAAAAATGAGTACGATAAAAGAAAAACAAAAGAGATATTCATAAGGGGCATTTCAAACCTTCTTACGACTCAAATTCAGATTGCAGAGGAGAGACTGAAGTTTCTTCTCAATATCCTTGAGGAGAAAGAGGCGCTCGAAAAGATACTTAACGATGTCCCCAAGGAAGAAAAACTGCAACTTGTGATTGGTGAGGAGAACAAACTCCCTGAGTTATGGGACTATAGCCTCATAACGGTGAAGTATTCAATTAAAGAACTCGAAGGGACATTGGGGCTTTTAGGTCCCATCAGGATGGACTACATAAAAGGGATTTTTGTCCTTGAGGAGATTGCAAATAAGCTCGAGCAACTCTCAGAAAAGATTTTAGGATGA